GGCCGGTCGACCAGGTGCGGTTGCACTACGGTGTGCGCTTCGCCACGGCCACCTTGCCGACGCTGCTCGCGGAACTTGAGGTGCACAGCGAGGGGGTGGTCAGCCATTACCAGCTGCCGTTCGGCCTGCTGCCGGAGGAGCAGATCAGTGCCGCGCCACCCCAGCAGCTGGCGCTGTCCCGGGTGCGGCGCGGTCGGCAGGTGGGCCTGATCACCGATGCCTTCGTGCTGGAGCCCTTTGTCCGTGCGGTGCTGCAGGCCTGCCAGGGAAACACCCGGCTGCCCTGTGGTGACGGCCTGGGCGAGCTGCGCTTCACCGGTACGCCACAACTGGCCGCACTGGGCCTCGATGACGAAAGCGAAGTGCGTTACCTCAGCGCCGAGCAGTCCAACAGTTCGGTGGTGGTGGGCGGCAGCCTGGTGCTCAAGTTGATTCGCCGGGTCAATCCGGGCATTCACCCGGAGCTGGAAATGAGCGCCTACCTCACCGCTGCGGGCTTCGCCAACATCTCGCCCTTGCTGGCCTGGGTCAGCCGTGTGGACGCGGCGGGCGAGCCGCACCTGCTGATGATCGCCCAGGGTTACCTGAGCAACCAGGGCGACGCCTGGGGCTGGACCCAGAACACCCTGGAGCGGGCGATCCGCGACCAGATGGAACCCGCCACTGGCGAGGTGGACGCGCACACCGACGCGCTGGCCGAGCTCACCGGCTTCGCCGCCTTGCTTGGCCAGCGCCTGGGCGAGATGCACCTGTTGCTGGCCGCGCCGACCGAGGATCCGGCCTTCCAGCCACGGGCAAGCGATGAACAGGATAGCCAGCGCTGGAGCCGGCAGATCAACGCCGAGCTCGACCATGCCCTCGACCTGCTGGCCGAGCACCGCGCCACGCTGGACGGCGACAGCCAGGCCCTGGTCGATGAACTGCTGCAACAGCGCGAAGGGCTCGCCCGGCACATCGGCAACCTTGCCCGGCAAGCCCAGGGCGGTTTGCTGATGCGCGTGCATGGCGACCTGCACCTGGGCCAGGTGCTGGTGGTGCAGGGCGATGCCTACCTGATCGATTTCGAGGGCGAACCGGCGCGCCCGTTGGATGAGCGCCGCGCTCGGCACAGTCCGTACAAGGATGTCAGCGGCGTGCTGCGCTCCTTCGACTATGCTGCTGCGATGATCCTGCGCAGCGCCTCGGCGGTCGACCTTTCCGAGGCGGCGCGCCAGGCCCGTCAGCGGGTCGCCCGGCAGTACCTGCACCAGTCGCGCCATGCCTTCGTCGAAGCCTATGGCCTGGCCACCGCGGCCATGCCCCATGCCTGGCAGCAGGCGGACGGGGAGCGCGCGGCACTGGAACTGTTCTGTCTGGAGAAGGCCGCTTACGAAATCACCTATGAAGCCGAGAACCGGCCGGGCTGGCTGGCCGTGCCTTTGCATGGGCTGCATGGGCTGATCGGTACCTGGGGGGAGAGGTGAATTTCCCAAGGCCGTGCGCAATACCTCTGTAGGAGCGGCTTGAGCCGCGATGAAGGCAGCGCGGTGTCTGGCACCCGCTTTGCGGGTGAGCGCGGCTGAAGCCGCTCCTACAGGGGGCGGCGGGCTTTTTTTGAACCTATGAAAAGGGGCAGTGAGATGAATGCAACCACGCGTGACAACGGCGGCCTTCGGCAACGGGACCTGGATGCCCTGGCCCGCGCCGAGCACGCCGACCCGTTCGCCGTACTCGGCCCGCACTCCGATGGTGCGGGCGGTCAGTTGATCCGTGCCTTCCTGCCCAACGCCCTGAGCGTGCGCGTGCTGGCGCGCCACGACGAGCGAGTGCTCGTCGACATGCAACAGGCCAGCCTGCCGGGCCTGTACACCGCGCACCTGGACGAAGCGATCCCCTACCTGCTGCAGATCGGCTGGGCCGGTGGCGAGCAGGTCACCGAGGACCCTTACAGCTTCGGTCCGCAGCTGGGCGACATGGACATGTACCTGTTCTCCGAAGGCAACCACCGCGACCTGTCCGGGCGCTTCGGCGCTCAGCCAATCCAGGTCGACGGTATCGACGGGGTGTGTTTCTCGGTATGGGCACCCAACGCCCGGCGGGTGTCCGTGGTCGGCGACTTCAACAACTGGGATGGCCGGCGCCACCCCATGCGCCTACGCCACAGTGCCGGGGTGTGGGAGCTGTTCGTGCCCCGGCTTGGGGTGGGGGAAACCTACAAGTTCGAAGTGCTCGGCCAGGACGGTGTGCTGCCGCTCAAGGCCGACCCCCTGGCCCGCGCCACCGAGCTGCCGCCCAGCACCGCTTCGAAGGCGGCCGGGGCTCTGGCCCATGATTGGCGCGATCACGACTGGATGGAACAGCGCGCCCAGCGCCACGCCTACAGCGCACCGCTGTCGATCTACGAGCTGCATGCCGGCTCCTGGCGTTGCGAGCTGGATGATGCCGGCGAGGTCGCCCGCTTCTACAACTGGCGCGAACTGGCCGATCGTCTCGTGCCTTATGTTCAGGAACTGGGCTTCACCCATATCGAGCTGATGCCGATCATGGAGCACCCGTTCGGCGGCTCCTGGGGCTACCAGCCGCTGTCGCTGTTCGCACCCACCTCGCGCTACGGCAGCGCCGAGGACTTCGCCGCGTTCGTCGACGCCTGCCACCAGGGCGGCATTGGTGTGATCCTCGATTGGGTGCCGGCACATTTCCCCACCGACGAGCATGGCCTGGCGCGTTTCGACGGCACCGCGCTGTACGAGTACGACAACCCGCTGGAAGGCTTCCACCAGGACTGGAACACGCTGATCTACAACCTCGGGCGCAACGAGGTGCGCGGTTTCATGCTGGCCTCGGCGCTGCACTGGCTCAAGCACTTCCACATCGACGGCCTGCGCGTCGACGCGGTGGCTTCGATGCTCTACCGCGACTACTCGCGCAAGGCTGGCGAGTGGGTGCCCAACCGCCACGGCGGGCGCGAAAACCTCGAGGCCATCGACTTCATCCGCCACCTCAACAGCGTCGCGGCCCATGAAGCGCCGGGCGCCTTGATCATCGCCGAAGAGTCCACCGCCTGGCCCGGCGTCAGCCAGCCGGTGCAGCAAGGCGGGCTGGGGTTCGCCTACAAGTGGAACATGGGCTGGATGCACGACACCTTGCACTACATCCAGAACGACCCGATCCACCGCACCTACCACCACAACGAGATGAGCTTCGGGCTGATCTACGCCTACTCCGAGCACTTCATCCTGCCCATCTCCCACGACGAGGTGGTGCATGGCAAGCACTCGCTGATCGACAAGATGCCCGGCGACCGCTGGCAGAAGTTCGCCAACCTGCGCGCCTACCTGACCTTCATGTGGACCCACCCGGGCAAGAAGTTGCTGTTCATGGGCTGCGAGTTCGGGCAATGGCGCGAGTGGAATCATGACCAGCAACTGGACTGGTACCTGTTGCAGTATTCCGAGCACCAGGGCGTGCAGAAGCTGGTGAGCGACCTCAACCGGCTGTACCGCGAGCTGCCGGCGCTGCATGAGCAGGACTGCCAGCCCCAGGGTTTCCAGTGGCTGATCGGCGACGACGCGCACAACAGCGTGTATGCCTGGTTGCGCTGGAGCAGCCAGGGCGAGCCGCTGCTGGTGGTGGCCAACTTCACCCCGGTACCGCGGCAGGGGTACCGGATCGGCGTGCCGTTCGGCGAGCGTTGGGAAGAATTGCTGAACAGTGATGCCGGGCTGTATGCAGGGTCGAACGTGGGCAATCTGGGGGCGGTGGTGGCCGATGAGGTCGCCAGCCATGGGCAGCCGGTGTCGCTGGCGTTGAACCTGCCGCCGTTGGGGGTGTTGGTGATGAAGCCGGCCTGATTGCCAGGCTGTGATGGCCTCTTCGCGGGCAAGCCCGCGAAGAGGGGGGCGCCGCACCAAGGCTTACCAGCGCATTCTCACCCCCAGGCTGCCGATCAGCCCATTCAGGTCATTGTCATCCACATCACTGCTGTAGTCGGCGCTGACGAACAGCGCCACATTGGGCGTGACCCGTGCCACCAGCCCCAGCCCCAACTCCACCGTGGTGGCGCTGCGTGAACTGGAGATCTTGTCCACCTGGTCCAGCTTCACCGCGTCGGTGTTGCTGAAGTCGTGCCAGACGTTGGTACGCACGTAGGGCTCGATGGGCATGCCGCTGACTTCGTAGCGCGCCGACAGCTTGGCACCGACCCGGCCGCTCCAGGTGGGCTGGCTGTCGAAGGCCTGCAGGGTCTCCTCCTGGGCCTGGCTGCCGGGGAAGAACTGCTGGTTGATCAACTGCGCCTGGGGTTCGATCACCCAGCCGCCGCCCAGACCGATGGGGTAGCCACCCTCCACCGAGAAGGTCATCGCATGGCCGCTGTCATCGACCCGTTCGCCGGCCTGGGAGCGGCCGTTGACGTCGATGCGCGTGCCCATGGCCACCGCGTCCACGTGCCAGCCCTGCTCGTGGGTCATGCTCCAGTACACGCCCAGGCTCTCGCCGCTGAGGTTGACCGCGTCGCGCTGCTTGTCACCGAGCAGGGGGCGCATGCCGTTGAAGCTGCTCTGCAGGTTGTTGTGCCCCATGAAGATCCCCGCGCGGTGCACGCTGCCGTCGCTGGCCTCGCGCACGAACAGGTCCGGGCCGATCATCAGTTGCTGGCTGGGGGCTTCCAGTTGCGCCGGCGCCTGGGCGCCGATGCGCGGGGCGCCGGGGAAGAACTGCGCCCACTGGCTGGCGATGGTATCCGGCATGGCCTGGCCGTGGCGCTCGCCCATGCGCGCGGAGAAGGCGTTGAGCAAGCCCTGGTTGAGGCCGCTGGCGTTCATTGGGTCCAGGGATAGTCGCGGCACCTCGGGTTGTTCCAGAAAGCGGGCGAAGGGCTCGCCTTCCTGCGCTTGGAAAGCGAAGGTTTCCACCGGGGTTGCCAGAAGCAGCGACGTGGAAACCGCGTAGAAAAAGACGTCGAAACGCGAGGGATTCGAGGTGCTTTTCATGGCGGATCTCCTGTTGAGGGTTGAGGGACAGCGCGTGGGGCAACCGCAGAGCAGGCCTGATGTCACGAGCTGTACGTCAGAAACAGGGCGACCCAAACCAGCGCGCCAGCCTCGAAGGGCGCGCACGAAGGCGCGAGCTAGAGGCCCGGCACGAGTTTTTACGTCTGCTGATTACTGTTCAGCTAAGGAGAGGACAGGGCTTGCGTCAAGAAATCGTGAATGACGTGGTAAAGGCTCGTTTATCAATGCAACTGTTTGATTTTCGGCGTTTTTGAAGTTGGTATATCGATAATGGTGATTTACCGTTGCCGCGCTATGCCGAATCGTTGCTAGCGTCGGTGTTTTTCAGGTGTTCGACGGTAGAGTTGTAGCGTCTATGCGATCGAGCGCCGCCCGCGCGGCGCTCGATCTCCGGGGCGCTGCAAGGCCATCGCCAGGCACCTGGCCGCCACCACTCATTCCTCCTCACGCTGCAGCGCCATCAACAGCAAAGACCGCCCCTTGACCTCGAACAGCGCCTCGAACTGCAGGTGCTGCGGCTTGCGCATCTCCGGCCGGTCGGTGTCCACCAGGCAGCTCCAGTAGTCGCCCTCCGGCACCGTCGGTAGCTTGAACGGCACCACGTCATGGTAGGCATTGACGATCAGCAGCAGCGTCGCCTCGGCACCGGGCCGGGCGATGCCGCTGACCTGGGCGCGGCCGTCCATCAGCATGCCCAGGCAGCGCCCGTGCGGGTCTTCCCACTGCTCGACGGTCATCTCCTCGCCGTCGGGGGCGAGCCAGGTGACGTCCTTGACGCCGATCGCCTCGTTGTAATCACCGACCAGGAAGCGCGAGCGGCGCAGGATCGGGTAGGCCAGGCGCAGCCGGGTCAGGCGCTTGACGAAGGCCAGCAATTCCTTGCCATCCTGGTCCAGGTCCCAGTTCACCCAGCCGATCTCGCTGTCCTGGCAGTAGGCGTTGTTGTTGCCGTGCTGGGTACGGCTGAACTCGTCGCCGGCGACGATCATCGGCGTGCCCTGGGCCAGCAGGAGGGTGGCGAAGAAGTTGCGCATCTGGCGCATGCGCAGGGCGTTGATCTGCGGGTCGTCGGTGGGGCCTTCCACGCCGCAGTTCCACGACAGGTTGTTGCTGGTGCCGTCCTGGTTGTTCTCGTCGTTGTCCTCGTTGTGTTTCTCGTTGTACGAGACCAGGTCGCGCAGGGTGAAACCGTCGTGGGCGGTGACGAAGTTGACCGAGGCGTAGGGGCGTCGCCCACGGTTGTTGAACAGGTCGCCCGAGGCGGTCAGGCGCGCGGCGAAGTCGGCGAGCATGCCTTCGTCGCCCTTCCAGAAACTGCGCACGGTGTCGCGGAAGCGGTCGTTCCACTCCGCCCAGCCGGGGGCGAAGTTGCCCACCTGGTAGCCGCCAGGGCCACAGTCCCAGGGCTCGGCGATCAGCTTGACCTGGCTGAGCATCGGGTCCTGGCGGCAGGCGACGAGGAACCCGTGGCGCTCGCTGTAGCCGTCGTGGTAGCGCCCGAGGATGGTCGCCAGGTCGAAGCGGAAACCGTCCACGTGCATTTCGCCGGCCCAGTAGCGCAGCGAGTCGGTGACCAGTTGCAGCACGCAGGGGTGGCTCAGGTCGAGGGTGTTGCCGGTGCCGGAATCGTTGATGTAGAAGCGCTTGTCGTCGGGCATCAGGCGGTAGTACGAGGCGTTGTCGATGCCGCGCATCGACAGCGTCGGGCCGCGCTCGTTGCCTTCGGCGGTGTGGTTGTAGACCACGTCGAGGATCACCTCGAGCCCGGCGTCGTGCAGGTGCGCGACCATCTCCTTGAACTCGGCGATCTTGCCGCTGGCCAGGTAGCGCGGGTGCGGGGCGAAGAAGGCGATGCTGTTGTAGCCCCAGTAATTGTTCAGGCCCTTGTCCAGCAGGTGCTGGTCGTTGACGAAGGCGTGGATCGGCAGCAGCTCGATGCTCGACACACCCAGGGCCTTGATGTGCCCGAGCAGTTCGTCGTTGGCAAGGCCAGCGAAGGTGCCGCGCAAGTCCTCCGCTACCGCAGGGTGGCGCATGCTGATGCCGCGGGTGTGGGCCTCGTAGAGGATCGTGCGTTCCCAGGGGATCAGCACGCGCTGGTCGCGGCCCCAGGTGAAGGCCGGGTCGATCACCTTGCACTTGGGCACGAAGGGCGCGCTGTCGCGCTCGTCGAACGACAGGTCGCCGTCGGGGTGGCCGATGGTGTAGCCGAACAGCGCCTCGGACCATTTCAGCGTGCCCACCAGTTGCTTGGCGTAGGGGTCGATCAGCAGCTTGTTGGGGTTGAAGCGATGGCCGTTGGCCGGGTCGTACGGGCCGTGCACGCGGTAGCCGTAGACCAGGCCGGGGTGGGCGTCCGGCAGGTAGCCGTGGTAGATCTCGTCGGTGTACTCGGGCAGCTCGATGCGCTCGAGCTCGTGCTCGCCGGTCGAGTCGAACAGGCACAGTTCGACCTTGCTGGCGTTGGCCGAGAACAGGGCGAAGTTGACCCCCAGGCCATCCCAGTTGGCGCCGAGCGGGAAGGGCAGGCCTTCGCGGATGCGCGACGGGGCGACGGAGCGGGTTTTCTTCGGGGCGCGGGGGCTCATGGCAGTCCTCGTGGTGCGGCGGAATGCTTGGGTGGCAATGCGGGCCTCTTCGCGGGTAAACCCGCCCCTACAGGAGAGCATGTGGGAGCGGGTTTACCCGCGAAGAGGCCGGTGCAGCTTTCAGCCCGCCGCTGGCTTTTTCACCGCCCGAGGCTTCTTGGCGACAGTGGGTTTGTCCACTGGCGTCACCTTGGGCTTGGCCACCGCCTTCTTGCGCGGCGCGGCTTTAGGCGCCAACGACTCGGCCTCGGCGAGCTTGCGCGCCATGTCCCAATGGCGGTCCTCCTGGCCGTCCGGCTTACCCTCCGACTCCCAGATCTGATAGGCGAATTCGCGAATACGTTTTTCATCGACACTCATCACGACACTCCTGAATGCAGTTAGGCATGATCAATCAACACATTGACCGGAAACTCCGCCAGTACGGTGCTCAACATCAGCTCCCTTGAAGGGGTGACCGCGGCACCGGCGAAAAGTCCCGAACAATTGGCAGGCGACAAGGCGAACGGCAAGGTCAGCCGGGTATCGTCCCAGTTCTGCGCCGGGATCAAGGGGGTCGGGGCGTTGCCCAGCAGGGCGCTGGCCAGCCTCGGTACGACGATGACGGCGCGTTCGCCCTCGCCCAGGCGGGCGAAGGCGAGCACCTTGTCAGCGTGGCGCCCGCGCACGCTGAGCGGCAGGTAGGCGCCACGCTGGAACAGCTCGGGGTGGGCCTGGCGGCAATCCAGCACCCGTGCGATCAATGCCTGCTTGATGCGGCCGTCGCGCCAGTGGGCGAGCAGTTCGGCCGTTGGCGCGCTGTCGTCCAGGCTGGCCCGCCGTGCAGCGTAGTCCACCGCGCGGCGGTTGTCCGGGTCGACCAACGACAGGTCCCAGTACTCGTTGCCCTGGTACAGGTCGGGCACGCCGGGCGTGGTCAAGCGCAACAGGCACTGGGCCAGGCCATTGAGGGCGCCGGGGCAATCGAGGCGGCGCGCGGCGTCGTGCAGGGACTGGCGCAGTTGCTGGTTCTCGTCGTCCAGCAACAGGCCGTCGACATACCCGGCGCAGGCCTGTTCATAGGCTTCGTTGGGCGCCGCCCAGCTGCTGCGCAACTTGGCTTCGCGCAGCGCCTTGCATTGCCACTGGCGAATGCGTTCGGCATAGGCGCGCAGTGCGGCGGGTTCGTGCAGGTCGAGGTCCAGTGGCCAACTGCCGAGCAGGGTCTGGTACAGCATCAGCTCATCGCCCGGACTGGGGGCGACGCCATCGTCCAGCACGGCGCGCAGGGGCGTTGCCAGCTCGCGCCAGTGCTCGCAGCGGCTGGCCAGCCAGGGCCCGCGCTCGCTGAGCAGCGCCAGGCGGGCGCGGCAGTCTTCGCCACGCTTGTGGTCGTGGGTGGCGGTGGCCAGCAGGTTGTCGGGGAAGTCGCGCAGGCGGCGTTGCGCCTCGTTGTGGAACCAGGCGGGCTCGGCGCTGAAGCGTTCGGCGTCGAAGCCGACATCGTTGCGCGACAGCAGGCGGCCGGAGCGGTAGAAGGCGGTGTCCTCCACCGCCTTGGCGGCGCTGGGCGCGGTCAATTGCTGGAAGCGCACGCAGGCATGGCGCCGGTGCTTGCGTGGCGGGCCTGGCGGTAGCTGGCGCCAGGGCTGGCCACCCAGCCATTGCCCAAGGTGATCGAGCAACGGCCAGTCGGCTTCACCCAGTGACAATCGCGCACCGGCCAACGCCTGCTGGAAGAACGCTTCATCTTCGTCAGGACGGCCGCCTGCGTGGATGTAGGTGCGGTACACCGGATAGTGCTCGACCAGGGCTTGCAATGCGCGACGGATGGCCCCCAGCGTGAGGTCGCGGGTCATCAGGTCGTCGCGGGCCACCTGCAGCAGGGCCTGGGCCACCGACTCGCAGTCGCCGGCCAGGCTGGCGTTGAGCACCAGGTGGCGGGCTTCGCGGACTTCGTCGGGGAAATCGGGGCGCTCGCCGACATCGCGCCACAGGTCGCTCAACGGGGCCTCACCGGCGGGGTCGTGCTGCAACAGCGACACCTGGTTCATGAACTCGTAGCCCGTGGTGCCGTCGGTGAGCCAGTCGCGGTGCAGATGTTCGCCCGGCCCGAGGATCTTCTCCACGTAGATCGGGAAATGCTCGACAGCGGCCTGCACAGGCCGGCAGGCCAGCAGCCGCTCGACGCGCCGTCGCAAGTTGCGGCAGTAGCGGCGTGGGTCGGCGAGGCCGTCGATATGGTCGATGCGCAGGCCATCCACCAGCCCGCGCTCGATCAGCGCGAACAACGTGGCATGGGTCGCCTCGAACACTTCCGGGCGTTCCACCCGCAGGCCACCCAGTTCATTGATGTCGAAGAAGCGTCGCCAGTTGATGTCGTCGGCGGCGGTGCGCCAGCTGGCCAGGCGGTAGACCTGGCGTTCGAGCAGCAGGTGCAGGCGCTTGAAGCCCGCTTCGTGGCGGCTGTCGAAGGCGGCGAGGGCGCCTTCGAGGCGCGCTCCGCCGGCGGCCAGGCGCGCCAGTTCACGGTGCAGGGGCAGGGCGTCGGCCAGCGGCTCGGCGGCTTCGTGCAGGGCGCTGAAGCGTTGGGCCAGTGCGTGCAGGCGAGGGTCCTCGGCCTGGCCGAGGATGCGTCCGTAGTCCAGCGGGCAGATGGGGAAACGGTGTTGATGGTGGGCGACTTCGAACTGGCCCTGATCCGCGTCGAACGTCAGCGGGATCTCGCCGTCGCGCAAGGCCACGCCGTAGTCGCTGCCGAGGAAGGGCAGCAGCAGTTGCCCGGCCAGCAGCGGGTCGCTGGAGTGCCACTGGATATCGAAGAACGCCGCGTACGGGCTGCGCCGCCCCCAGGCCAGCAGGCTCTGCCACCAGGGGTTGTCGGCGCCGCCCACGGCCATGTGGTTGGACACCGTGTCGAGGATCAGCCCCATGCCATGCTGGCGCAGGGCGGCCGCCAGGCGCTCCAGCGCCGCCTCGCCCCCCAGCTCGGGGTTGACCCGGGTCGGATCGACCACATCGTAGCCGTGGCGCGAGCCTGCGCGGGCGGTGAGGATCGGCGAGGCGTAGACATGGCTGATGCCGAGCCGGGCGAAATAAGGCACCAGCGGCACCGCGTCATCGAGGGTGAAGTCGCTGTGCAGTTGCAGGCGCAGGGTCGCGGTCAGCGCCTTCATCGGTCACGCTCCCAGGCCTGCTCGCGGGCCTGGGCCAGCAGCTCCAGGCGGCGGGCGGCGTCCTCGTCGTCGAGCAGGTCGCGCACCGGCGTCCTGAAGCGCCGCCGCCAGTTGGGGTGGCCCTCGGTGGTGCCGGGCAGGTTGGGTTGCTCGTCGCAACCCAGCAGGTCCTCCAGGGGCACCAGCACCAGCGGGGCGCGGGTATGGCCGACGTAGCGGATCGCGGCATCGATCAGCGCGCTGTCGTCCGCCTGCGGGCCGTAGTTCTGCTCCAGGGTGCGACGCAGGCCGTCGCGCTCCAGCGCCCGGGTATGCCGCCAGTGCAGCTCGGCGGCGGCCTCGATCAGCTTCAGGCGGTGGCTCCAGTCGATATCGCGCCCCCCCAGCCAACCGGCCAGGGGCGCGAGGTCATGGGTGCCGGTGGTGGCCAGGGCGTTGTCGGGCCAGTCGAGGATCGCTGTGAAATGCCCGGGCGCGGCCTGCTCGAAGGGCAGCACGCGCATGCCCAGCACGGCCTTGTCGGCCAGGCGTTCACGCAGGCCTGCGGGCACGGTACCCAGGTCTTCGCCGAGGATGATCGCCTGGTGGCGTACCGATTCCAGGGCCAAAAGGCGCAGCAGGTCGTCCAGCGGATAGTTCAGGTAGGCGCCTTCGCGGGGTGTGGCGCCACGGGGGACCAGCCACAGCCGGCGCAGGCCCATCACATGGTCGATGCGCAGGCCGCCGGCATGGGCCAGGTTGGCCCGCAGCATCTCGATGAAGGCGCGGTAGCCGTTGCGCCTGAGGCCTTCGGGCGAGAACGCGCAGATGCCCCAGTCCTGCCCGGCGCGGTTGAGGATGTCCGGGGGCGCGCCGACCTTGAGGTCGGCCAGCAGCTCGTCCTGGCGGCTCCAGGCCTGGCTGCCGGCGCCGTCGGCGCCCACCGCCAGGTCGGCGATCAGGCCGATGGCCATGCCATTGCCGCGCGCGGCGTCCTGGGCCCGTTGCAGGCTGCGTTCGGTCAGCCACTGGCAGAAGGCATGGAACTCTACGCGGGCGGGGTAGGCATCGGCGAAGGCCGCGACTTCCGGGTGGTAGGGGTCGTGCCAGGCCGCCGGCCAGGTGCGCCAGTCGCTGCCCAGGCCGTGTTCCATGGCGTGGGCCTGCAGCACCTCGAAGCGGCAGTGGTGCTCGAGCTTTTCGCCGCCGCCGGCGCGGAAACGGTCGAAGTCTTCGCGCAGCGGGTGATCGCCCTGGCTGAAGTCATGGTAGAGCGCTTCGAGCAGGCGCAGGCGGGCGTCGGCGGCCCGTGGCCAGTCGACCAGCGGACGCTGCTCCAGGTCTTCGAGCGTCTGTTCCAGGCCGCAGGCTTCGATCGCCATGCGCACGGCGCGCTCGCCCAGCAGGGCGGCGGGGCTGGCGTACAGGGTGTTGAGCAACAGGCGGCTGGAGGGCGAGTAGGGGCTGTAGTGCTGCTGGTCGACGACCGACAACGCATGGATCGGGCTGATCGCCAGGGCATCGGCGCCGCGTTCGGCGGCGCTGCGTGCCAGTTGCTCCAGAGCGAGGCAGTCGCCATAGCCGCCATCGCCGGGGCGACGCAGGCTGTACAACTGCACCGCCAGGCCCCAGCTGCGGGGTGGCGCTTGCTCCACGCGGTCTTGCAGGGCATGGCAGCGCGAAGGCGCCACCGCCACGGTGAAGGTTCGGCCGTCGATGTCCAGTTGGTGGTAACCCAGCGGCAGCTCGCCCGGCAGGCGAGCCTGGGCGTCCAGTTGCAAGGTGTGCGGCGTACCGTCTTCCAGGGTGCATCGCACGGTGCTTGCGGCACTGAAGTAGCGTTGCAGGTCGAGCGGCTGGCCGCTGTCGACGGTCAGCAACGGTGGCAGGTGTTCGCTGTCCTCGGCCTGTTCGACGGCGCGCAGGCTGGCGTCGATGGCTGCACGGTCGTGGGCCGGGTGACCCAGGCCTTGCAGCACTTGGCGCAATACGTCGTCGCTCACCTGCTGCGGACGGTTGTTGGCGTCGATCCAGTCGCGGGCCAGGCCCACCCGGGCGGCCAGGCGATGGAGGGGGTGCTCGCTCATGGCGTCTCCTGGTCGGGGGGCAGCAGGCTGACCACGCAACTGTGCGCGGCCAGGGTCGAGTCGGGATGGGCGTTGTCGCTGCTGTCGTACAAGCGCCGTTCCAGCGGCGGCAGCTGTACCGGTTGCGGCTGCGCGTCGAGGTTGAGGTCGATGCGCAGTAC
This genomic stretch from Pseudomonas entomophila harbors:
- the glgB gene encoding 1,4-alpha-glucan branching protein GlgB, with the translated sequence MNATTRDNGGLRQRDLDALARAEHADPFAVLGPHSDGAGGQLIRAFLPNALSVRVLARHDERVLVDMQQASLPGLYTAHLDEAIPYLLQIGWAGGEQVTEDPYSFGPQLGDMDMYLFSEGNHRDLSGRFGAQPIQVDGIDGVCFSVWAPNARRVSVVGDFNNWDGRRHPMRLRHSAGVWELFVPRLGVGETYKFEVLGQDGVLPLKADPLARATELPPSTASKAAGALAHDWRDHDWMEQRAQRHAYSAPLSIYELHAGSWRCELDDAGEVARFYNWRELADRLVPYVQELGFTHIELMPIMEHPFGGSWGYQPLSLFAPTSRYGSAEDFAAFVDACHQGGIGVILDWVPAHFPTDEHGLARFDGTALYEYDNPLEGFHQDWNTLIYNLGRNEVRGFMLASALHWLKHFHIDGLRVDAVASMLYRDYSRKAGEWVPNRHGGRENLEAIDFIRHLNSVAAHEAPGALIIAEESTAWPGVSQPVQQGGLGFAYKWNMGWMHDTLHYIQNDPIHRTYHHNEMSFGLIYAYSEHFILPISHDEVVHGKHSLIDKMPGDRWQKFANLRAYLTFMWTHPGKKLLFMGCEFGQWREWNHDQQLDWYLLQYSEHQGVQKLVSDLNRLYRELPALHEQDCQPQGFQWLIGDDAHNSVYAWLRWSSQGEPLLVVANFTPVPRQGYRIGVPFGERWEELLNSDAGLYAGSNVGNLGAVVADEVASHGQPVSLALNLPPLGVLVMKPA
- a CDS encoding autotransporter outer membrane beta-barrel domain-containing protein, which encodes MKSTSNPSRFDVFFYAVSTSLLLATPVETFAFQAQEGEPFARFLEQPEVPRLSLDPMNASGLNQGLLNAFSARMGERHGQAMPDTIASQWAQFFPGAPRIGAQAPAQLEAPSQQLMIGPDLFVREASDGSVHRAGIFMGHNNLQSSFNGMRPLLGDKQRDAVNLSGESLGVYWSMTHEQGWHVDAVAMGTRIDVNGRSQAGERVDDSGHAMTFSVEGGYPIGLGGGWVIEPQAQLINQQFFPGSQAQEETLQAFDSQPTWSGRVGAKLSARYEVSGMPIEPYVRTNVWHDFSNTDAVKLDQVDKISSSRSATTVELGLGLVARVTPNVALFVSADYSSDVDDNDLNGLIGSLGVRMRW
- the glgX gene encoding glycogen debranching protein GlgX produces the protein MSPRAPKKTRSVAPSRIREGLPFPLGANWDGLGVNFALFSANASKVELCLFDSTGEHELERIELPEYTDEIYHGYLPDAHPGLVYGYRVHGPYDPANGHRFNPNKLLIDPYAKQLVGTLKWSEALFGYTIGHPDGDLSFDERDSAPFVPKCKVIDPAFTWGRDQRVLIPWERTILYEAHTRGISMRHPAVAEDLRGTFAGLANDELLGHIKALGVSSIELLPIHAFVNDQHLLDKGLNNYWGYNSIAFFAPHPRYLASGKIAEFKEMVAHLHDAGLEVILDVVYNHTAEGNERGPTLSMRGIDNASYYRLMPDDKRFYINDSGTGNTLDLSHPCVLQLVTDSLRYWAGEMHVDGFRFDLATILGRYHDGYSERHGFLVACRQDPMLSQVKLIAEPWDCGPGGYQVGNFAPGWAEWNDRFRDTVRSFWKGDEGMLADFAARLTASGDLFNNRGRRPYASVNFVTAHDGFTLRDLVSYNEKHNEDNDENNQDGTSNNLSWNCGVEGPTDDPQINALRMRQMRNFFATLLLAQGTPMIVAGDEFSRTQHGNNNAYCQDSEIGWVNWDLDQDGKELLAFVKRLTRLRLAYPILRRSRFLVGDYNEAIGVKDVTWLAPDGEEMTVEQWEDPHGRCLGMLMDGRAQVSGIARPGAEATLLLIVNAYHDVVPFKLPTVPEGDYWSCLVDTDRPEMRKPQHLQFEALFEVKGRSLLLMALQREEE
- a CDS encoding DUF2934 domain-containing protein, with translation MSVDEKRIREFAYQIWESEGKPDGQEDRHWDMARKLAEAESLAPKAAPRKKAVAKPKVTPVDKPTVAKKPRAVKKPAAG
- a CDS encoding malto-oligosyltrehalose synthase; protein product: MKALTATLRLQLHSDFTLDDAVPLVPYFARLGISHVYASPILTARAGSRHGYDVVDPTRVNPELGGEAALERLAAALRQHGMGLILDTVSNHMAVGGADNPWWQSLLAWGRRSPYAAFFDIQWHSSDPLLAGQLLLPFLGSDYGVALRDGEIPLTFDADQGQFEVAHHQHRFPICPLDYGRILGQAEDPRLHALAQRFSALHEAAEPLADALPLHRELARLAAGGARLEGALAAFDSRHEAGFKRLHLLLERQVYRLASWRTAADDINWRRFFDINELGGLRVERPEVFEATHATLFALIERGLVDGLRIDHIDGLADPRRYCRNLRRRVERLLACRPVQAAVEHFPIYVEKILGPGEHLHRDWLTDGTTGYEFMNQVSLLQHDPAGEAPLSDLWRDVGERPDFPDEVREARHLVLNASLAGDCESVAQALLQVARDDLMTRDLTLGAIRRALQALVEHYPVYRTYIHAGGRPDEDEAFFQQALAGARLSLGEADWPLLDHLGQWLGGQPWRQLPPGPPRKHRRHACVRFQQLTAPSAAKAVEDTAFYRSGRLLSRNDVGFDAERFSAEPAWFHNEAQRRLRDFPDNLLATATHDHKRGEDCRARLALLSERGPWLASRCEHWRELATPLRAVLDDGVAPSPGDELMLYQTLLGSWPLDLDLHEPAALRAYAERIRQWQCKALREAKLRSSWAAPNEAYEQACAGYVDGLLLDDENQQLRQSLHDAARRLDCPGALNGLAQCLLRLTTPGVPDLYQGNEYWDLSLVDPDNRRAVDYAARRASLDDSAPTAELLAHWRDGRIKQALIARVLDCRQAHPELFQRGAYLPLSVRGRHADKVLAFARLGEGERAVIVVPRLASALLGNAPTPLIPAQNWDDTRLTLPFALSPANCSGLFAGAAVTPSRELMLSTVLAEFPVNVLIDHA